The following proteins come from a genomic window of Corynebacterium hansenii:
- a CDS encoding glutamate ABC transporter substrate-binding protein has product MRRSRPLAAALFAASFALAACAPQAPLVGDPFNEIIEGAQGGMPLPPESRYEKADSRPPNLPNGVVPDATPAPGTGPAEDRIPEIVDRGRIIIGVDQSLNLLGFRDSTTGELAGFEVALAQEIARDIFGSPDAVEFRYVDSTERIEALDSGRVDAVVRTMSVTPDREAAVDFSAPYLTARAGILVPASDAENQEGAISSAADLNGRRVCVAADSTPEEIVREEAPGAMLLLVRSWSDCLVALQQHQADAVVSDDTILAGINDQDPGTAIVRRGLSTENYAVGVKEGNVGLASQVNLTMERIRGDGTWQQLYDTWLGAFLPGGFQPSGTYAEVER; this is encoded by the coding sequence ATGCGCCGATCCCGCCCCCTCGCCGCGGCGCTGTTCGCCGCCTCCTTCGCGCTCGCCGCGTGCGCCCCGCAGGCGCCGCTGGTCGGCGACCCCTTCAACGAGATCATCGAGGGCGCCCAGGGCGGCATGCCGCTGCCCCCGGAGTCCCGGTACGAGAAGGCCGATTCGCGCCCGCCCAACCTGCCCAACGGCGTCGTCCCCGACGCGACCCCCGCCCCCGGCACCGGCCCGGCGGAGGACCGGATCCCGGAGATCGTCGACCGCGGGCGCATCATCATCGGCGTGGACCAGTCCCTGAACCTGCTGGGCTTCCGCGACTCCACCACCGGCGAACTCGCGGGCTTCGAAGTCGCGCTGGCGCAGGAGATCGCCCGCGACATCTTCGGCTCCCCGGACGCGGTGGAGTTCCGCTACGTCGACTCGACCGAGCGCATCGAGGCCCTGGACAGCGGCCGCGTCGACGCCGTCGTGCGCACGATGTCCGTCACGCCCGACCGCGAGGCCGCCGTCGACTTCTCCGCGCCGTACCTGACGGCGCGGGCGGGGATCCTCGTGCCGGCCTCCGACGCCGAGAACCAGGAGGGCGCGATCTCCTCGGCCGCCGACCTCAACGGCCGCCGGGTGTGCGTCGCCGCCGACTCGACGCCGGAGGAGATCGTCCGCGAGGAGGCGCCCGGCGCGATGCTGCTGCTGGTGCGCAGCTGGTCGGACTGCCTGGTCGCGCTCCAGCAGCACCAGGCCGATGCGGTGGTCTCGGATGACACGATCCTGGCCGGCATCAACGACCAGGACCCCGGCACGGCCATCGTCCGCCGGGGCCTGAGCACCGAGAACTACGCCGTGGGGGTCAAGGAGGGCAACGTGGGCCTGGCTTCGCAGGTGAATCTGACCATGGAGCGCATCCGCGGCGACGGCACGTGGCAGCAGCTCTACGACACGTGGCTGGGCGCCTTCCTGCCCGGCGGTTTCCAGCCCTCGGGCACGTATGCGGAGGTGGAGCGATGA
- a CDS encoding NUDIX domain-containing protein, protein MLHDGNGWAAGPDGSRLWGKLGAAGLLLLTPGGRVLMQYRAEWTSCPLTWGVPGGARDSHETAAEAALRESEEETGITADQVRVLDAEVTAGPYPADPERPELTGDWTYTTVYAIADHELETFPNAESLDLRWVPFDEVTDLPLLPAFARSWPGVRQRAEELLRAALGD, encoded by the coding sequence ATGCTTCACGACGGCAATGGCTGGGCCGCTGGCCCCGACGGCTCCAGATTGTGGGGGAAACTCGGCGCCGCGGGGCTGCTCCTGCTCACCCCCGGCGGGCGGGTGCTCATGCAGTACCGCGCCGAATGGACGTCGTGCCCGCTGACGTGGGGGGTGCCCGGCGGCGCCCGCGATTCCCACGAGACCGCCGCCGAAGCCGCGCTGCGCGAGTCCGAGGAGGAAACGGGGATCACGGCCGATCAGGTCCGCGTCCTCGACGCCGAGGTCACCGCCGGGCCCTACCCGGCCGACCCGGAGCGCCCGGAGCTCACCGGTGACTGGACGTACACCACCGTGTACGCCATCGCCGACCATGAGCTGGAGACGTTCCCCAACGCCGAGTCGCTGGACCTGCGGTGGGTGCCGTTCGACGAGGTCACCGACCTGCCGCTGCTGCCGGCGTTCGCGCGGTCGTGGCCCGGCGTGCGCCAACGGGCGGAGGAACTGCTGCGCGCGGCGCTCGGAGACTAG